The Lactiplantibacillus paraplantarum genomic sequence TGGCAAACATCTTTAATTTAATTTTTAAGATGATTATAACTATAAGTTACGTCAAACTTAGAACGCGTAAAATTATATTGAGACTCAAATTGATCCACGTTTACTGGTCCTAATTCTATAAAGCTATCCGAATTTCCTACTTCCATTGGGTGATACATATAGTTTCCATTTTGAATTTCCTCAATCATGTACATCCGAGCATGGCTACCTTCTTTGAAAATATATGAATTGTCATCCGTATTTCTCAATAAAATAAGTCGGATTTTATGCACATCCAAGTAACCATGCTTTTTATACTGTGCTACAAACTTTTCTCCTATACGCTTCGAATCATCTTCGTCAGTTTGATATTCACCAGAACTTGTTTCCTTTTTGTTACCTGACGCATTATCTTCTTGCAAACTTTTATCCATCGCAATGATATTTTTAACCGTAGTTTTTGAAATTTCATGCAGTTCATCTGACCTAAATTGCATACTTCCATGAGTACAATCGGCAAGAGCTAAAATATTATTGTAATTCTGGTAAATAAATAAATTCCCTCCAATTATTGATTGATCGCACACCCTACTAAATAGTTTTTTTATATAAATACTATTACCAGGATGCAACACCCACACTTTGTTACTGGTCGATTGTTTATTTCCACTACCATCACCAATTAATTTTAAAGAAGACTGTTTTATACTAATTGTTTTTTTTAAATGATTTTTTACTTTCACAGAGATCGAGTAATAAGGTGCTGCTGGAGTATTTCCTTGTTTTTTTGCTGTGAATACAAACGAAACCCTACTTTTCTCTTTTTGACTTAAAGAAGTATAGTTAGTTTCATGAGAACACCCATACAGCTCCAACAGACATAATATTAACACGGCACTAAACAACAACCTTTTTTTCATAAAGTTACTCCCACTGATATTGTTTGAATCATATCGCTTTTTCTTTAGGATTTCCTAAAAAGTCACTATTCAAATTATTAATTCTAAATCCAAATTTAACTGCATTAACAAATGAACCATTCCAATTAGATTTATATTCAATCTGATCATTTTCGGCCGCTGAATGAAACATAAAGTCTGTAGGTTTTTCCCCGCTAATTCTTATTCGGACACAATTAAATATATTATGCAAATCAAAATGTCCTTGTAAAAAATAAATATCTTCAAAGGTCACACATATTAAATTGCGCTTTTGCTTACCTTTCTCAGGCGCGAAAAATATAACATGCTCATTTGTAACCCACAATTCACCAACAGCAAATTGTTTCCAATCCTTGTGCAACTCATGGTCACTCCACTCACTAGTAATAGCGAAATTTTTGTTACCAGTAGTAACATAAACAGGATCTTCCTCCCATTCATAAATTCCATATAAGGAGACATTATCTTGGTACCAGCAAGGAGTCTCACCATCATTCAAATATTGAGCCTCGCTTCCTTCCAAATCAACGTTTTTTAAATTTTTAAAAACGGGTAGAAATGCATCATTACCTACATCATATGTCTGTTTTGACAATACATCGCTGGTATCACTATAAAGTAATGAACTATACTGATCTCTATTTTTTGCAATTTCTATATCATTTTCATTAAGAGAAGCTTGACGTACATATTCAATAAACACCAATAAAATTAACGTTAAAGGGCCCCAAAATTTATTGTAACCCTCCGAACTAAACTGTAGTGGAAAATAAACGATTAATTTACCAATTACTGGAATAACTGAAATTAGAACAATTAAAAAATATGAAAGTATCCATTCAAAAAATATGCAAATAAACGTACTAAAATTCCACCTAAAAGTTTTTAAATAATCATAATCATCTTTCAGAGATCCAAGTGGATACTTCTTGCAATCAGCATAAATACGTAGACTACTAGTTCCAATTTCACATTTTTGATCTACCTTTAATTGGTCTAAATTCGAAACTTCTTGTCCACAATGAGGGCAAAATTTGTCACCTTCTGAAAATTGATTTCCGCAATTATTACATTTCACTAATCTGTCCCCCAAAAAAATTCACTGCCTATTTTAACGATTTATATTATATAACCCACTATAACTATTAAATCAACAGAATACAATAATTAAAATTAACAATACTTATTTGTAATGACCAGCGATTATTTCTCTATAACTTTCACAAAAATCCATTTCAAATCTGTACTTAAAAACACATAACTACATGTGCCACTGAATAGACCCATAGGCCATCACAAAAATCAGTCGTTTTGATTCCAAGTAGCTTTACTGCTGTATTTACCAACAATACCTAAGTAGAAAAATTGCAATCCCCATAACATTAAAAAGAGTCGCGACCAGTGACGACTAGCCGTCAGTTGAATAGCCGAATAAAATAAAAAATTATGCAATAAGAGCCAAACACCCTCCAAAACTATAAGTAAAGAAAATAGGGTCCCTATTTTCTTTTAATACCGTATTTCACACGGTATCGAATAAAGGTCGTCCGTTTAATACCTGTATTTCGGGACACATCAATGTCACTCATGCCATTTTGATAAAGTTTAAAGGCATGTAACAAACGGGGATCATCTTCAGCGTATTGAGGCTTGCGACCATGATATTTGCCCTGCTGTTTGGCTAGGGAAATCCCTTGTTGCTGACGCTCAATGATCCGCTTACGTTCACTTTCAGCTTGGTATTTATAAAGTTCAATAATGAGGTTGGTCATGAGTTGACGTAAATTTGGGTCAGCAATCCCTGTCATGGACGGTAAATTCAACACATCTAGGGTGGCACCCTTATTTTGAATGGAGTTCATGATCTTAGTCAAATCATGGTTGTTTCTGCCTAAGCGATCTAATTCAGTGACCATTACAATATCACCCTCACGAATATAGGCCAGCATTTTTTGCAGTTCTGGCCGATTAGTGTTAGCCCCACTTAATTTATCCGTAAATAATTTATCAACGTCTTTTAAAGCCGCTAACTGTCGATCTAAATGTTGCTCCTTGGAACTCACACGCGCATAACCGATTTTAGCCATTTCCAATTCTCCTTTTGGACAGTTCTAATGAACAATTGTAATTCCTAGTATAGCACAGAAATAAAAAAGACCAATAGGGTATACCCTAGTGGCCGTTTTATGAAGTATAGATAATACTATTTTAGATAATATGTTCTCTTGGTAGTTCGTACTGTTAGATAGGTATGAATATGAAAATGAGAAATCCTATAGAGGAGACCAGAGTTTGAATATAACAAAAGGCGCTGTGCCGGCTTTTTCACTGTCGATACAGCGCCTTTGTTATGTCATCGGGAACATATATTTGATAACTACGCTAACACTAGTGATATCACTATTGACGGTTGGTGAAGTTAGTGAGAAATTTCCTATAAAAATATGGTAATATAAGGGCACGTGATAATCTTTAGTATTGCAATTGTCTTAGATAAATACATTTAAATTAAATAGACACAGCAAAAAAGCACTCGAAATTTTTTCGAGTGCTTTTCTTTTGTCTGAAACCGTTAATTAGTTAGCCTTTTCTATAGCTTTCTTAACAGCATCTTTCAATGCACGATTAGTAGCTGATGCACCTGAAACAGCATCAACATCATATGTGTTCTTTTCAACCATTTCTTTAGGTATTGTCTTAATAGCATCTGCACCAATACCTGATTCGCTTTGTTTTAAAACTTCAACATTTTTGATGTTTTTATTATCATCAACAGTAACACGAACGGTCATGGTATCGCCCATTCCTTCATCACTGGTTCCAATGTATTGGTTTTTACCAGCAGTAAATTCTGGAGTCTTTTCTTCATGTTCTGATGCACCAGATTCAGCATCTGGTTTAGTTTCTTTGCATTTATAAGATTCTAAACCTGAGATCTTTTGTTTAGGAATTGCAGCATTTTGTCCGGCAATCTTACCAAAGATTAAACATTCAGCTAAGTTCTCTCCAGCTTGATAACGACCGGCAGATACACCGCCTAATTCACCTGCACTGTATAAGTGACCAATTGGTTGATTATCTGAATCTAATATTTCAGCTCTTGAGTTTCTTCTCGGTCCACCTTGAGTGTTAAGAACGGTTTGTTGAACAGCTAAAGCATAGTATGGACCCTGTTCATCAAATGCAGTTAAGCTTTCTCCATTACGGTGGTATGCATAGTCATGCTTATCTTCAGCAAATTTATTAAAGTCAGCAACAGTTTCTTTCAAGACATCAACCTTAGCATCAATCTTTTCAGCTAATTCTTCTAATGTATCTGCTTTAATTACTTTTTCTAAGATATTTGGAGCTAGATTCCCCTCTTTTTCAGCAAACTTTTCATATTGCTTTTGGTCAAAAATAATATGTGGATGATCTTGATTTTGAGGTACTTTCCAATATCCGTGGCTGTAAATATGACCGTGACGGTTAGTCTCATCTTCTGGGTAATAACGTGAACCGTCATCCCCAGCAAGGAATACACTTCCTTCATTAAGAGCTTTCCAGTCGGCTAGGATTAATCTGCCTTGTGTGCCTGGTTCAGTCTTGAATGCCATACCATGTAACATTCCTAATGATTCAAAGTTATTCATATGCCACATTTGAGCGCCAGCTTCTGCACCAAGTTTAATACCAATACCTTTATTGTAGAGGCTGCCTAATGGGGAAAGTTTAGAAGCACCTAAGTAATCTTCAATCATTTCTTGATTATTTTCAAAACCACCAGTAGCAAGAACTAC encodes the following:
- a CDS encoding zinc ribbon domain-containing protein, whose protein sequence is MKCNNCGNQFSEGDKFCPHCGQEVSNLDQLKVDQKCEIGTSSLRIYADCKKYPLGSLKDDYDYLKTFRWNFSTFICIFFEWILSYFLIVLISVIPVIGKLIVYFPLQFSSEGYNKFWGPLTLILLVFIEYVRQASLNENDIEIAKNRDQYSSLLYSDTSDVLSKQTYDVGNDAFLPVFKNLKNVDLEGSEAQYLNDGETPCWYQDNVSLYGIYEWEEDPVYVTTGNKNFAITSEWSDHELHKDWKQFAVGELWVTNEHVIFFAPEKGKQKRNLICVTFEDIYFLQGHFDLHNIFNCVRIRISGEKPTDFMFHSAAENDQIEYKSNWNGSFVNAVKFGFRINNLNSDFLGNPKEKAI
- a CDS encoding recombinase family protein, producing the protein MAKIGYARVSSKEQHLDRQLAALKDVDKLFTDKLSGANTNRPELQKMLAYIREGDIVMVTELDRLGRNNHDLTKIMNSIQNKGATLDVLNLPSMTGIADPNLRQLMTNLIIELYKYQAESERKRIIERQQQGISLAKQQGKYHGRKPQYAEDDPRLLHAFKLYQNGMSDIDVSRNTGIKRTTFIRYRVKYGIKRK
- a CDS encoding FAD-binding protein is translated as MSRLNKDNVNFDKNYDVIVLGFGGAGATAARFAADEGAKVLLVDSAPEGYEGGNTRYAAQMISTTEDYGSEKKYFAALTKPMYADQEVADTFVEGMANMSTYLQKYLNVEHPYSYKNDFLNNPKFGPFHKALVDNTVEYKELPGSEKHDVLGVTLGFFDAGLWKLLRKEVLKRDNIDVWYSSPAKHLIMDNDNNVVGVQIEHEHVLRNITANNGVVLATGGFENNQEMIEDYLGASKLSPLGSLYNKGIGIKLGAEAGAQMWHMNNFESLGMLHGMAFKTEPGTQGRLILADWKALNEGSVFLAGDDGSRYYPEDETNRHGHIYSHGYWKVPQNQDHPHIIFDQKQYEKFAEKEGNLAPNILEKVIKADTLEELAEKIDAKVDVLKETVADFNKFAEDKHDYAYHRNGESLTAFDEQGPYYALAVQQTVLNTQGGPRRNSRAEILDSDNQPIGHLYSAGELGGVSAGRYQAGENLAECLIFGKIAGQNAAIPKQKISGLESYKCKETKPDAESGASEHEEKTPEFTAGKNQYIGTSDEGMGDTMTVRVTVDDNKNIKNVEVLKQSESGIGADAIKTIPKEMVEKNTYDVDAVSGASATNRALKDAVKKAIEKAN